A portion of the Stella humosa genome contains these proteins:
- a CDS encoding LysR family transcriptional regulator: MKAPDEIEQLERIVRYKTLLAFKLIVETGSMTEAAKLLGVSQPAVTQMMARLSDYMGFDLFERQSQRRLVLTLRGRSVLEGVGRCIASIEAFGSLIHRQGASMAETIVVAVASSLGLRFGQEAISHTALQFPEIQWRVEPVPDRDVSAGMVAGDFDIALSAEPSDDPSITSDHIGILPIVVAMPANHPLSRLKKIKPADLLNEELALPCVRCVSRSRIDAAFLAVGMQVHAAVEGGTEEATLGFIGQGRRVGLLSAYTTFESRSSGVIVTRLFDANMHINLHIHYRSDFHRLDLLHVFRNVNRDLSRQTQIGL; encoded by the coding sequence ATGAAGGCGCCTGACGAGATCGAGCAGCTGGAGCGTATCGTCCGCTACAAGACCCTGCTTGCGTTCAAGCTGATCGTCGAGACGGGCAGCATGACGGAGGCGGCAAAGCTGCTCGGAGTATCGCAGCCGGCTGTGACCCAGATGATGGCGCGCCTTTCAGATTACATGGGTTTCGACCTTTTCGAACGCCAGTCCCAGCGTCGGCTTGTCCTAACGCTGCGCGGTCGCTCTGTGCTGGAAGGCGTCGGGCGCTGTATCGCCAGCATCGAGGCGTTCGGCAGCCTGATCCATCGCCAGGGGGCCTCGATGGCTGAGACCATCGTCGTCGCGGTCGCCTCTTCGCTGGGCCTCCGGTTCGGCCAGGAGGCCATTTCGCACACGGCCCTGCAGTTTCCGGAGATCCAGTGGCGGGTCGAGCCGGTACCCGATCGCGATGTCAGTGCCGGAATGGTGGCCGGCGATTTCGACATCGCCCTATCGGCAGAGCCATCGGACGACCCGTCGATCACGTCCGATCACATCGGCATCCTGCCCATAGTCGTCGCGATGCCGGCGAACCATCCGCTGTCCAGGCTGAAGAAGATCAAGCCGGCCGATCTGCTGAACGAGGAGCTAGCGCTACCCTGCGTCCGCTGCGTCAGCCGGTCGCGCATCGACGCCGCCTTTCTGGCGGTTGGTATGCAGGTGCATGCCGCTGTGGAGGGCGGCACGGAGGAAGCCACGCTCGGCTTCATTGGCCAAGGCCGCCGGGTCGGCCTGCTTTCAGCCTACACGACCTTTGAATCGCGTAGCAGCGGAGTGATCGTGACGCGGCTGTTCGATGCGAATATGCATATCAATCTGCATATCCACTATCGCAGCGATTTCCACCGTCTGGATCTTCTGCACGTCTTTCGCAACGTGAATCGCGATCTGTCGCGGCAGACGCAGATTGGCTTGTAG
- a CDS encoding SDR family NAD(P)-dependent oxidoreductase has product MSHAFPYRTALIVGAGAGLSASLARALTAAGVQVGLAARNPAKLAPLAEQIGARTYAVDASGAEAVAGLFQAVDASLGEPDVVIYNASGRSPGPLVDLDPEAVRRAIEVAAFGGFLVTQQAARRMLKHRHGAILLTGATASVKGFARSAAFAMGKFALRGLAQSAARELAPQGIHVAHVVIDGGIRSATRGDPADRPDSTLDPDAIAETYLALLRQPRNAWSWEIEVRPWVETF; this is encoded by the coding sequence ATGAGCCATGCATTCCCCTATCGCACCGCCCTCATCGTCGGTGCTGGCGCGGGCCTCAGCGCGTCGCTGGCGCGGGCGCTTACGGCGGCCGGCGTCCAGGTCGGGCTGGCGGCCCGCAATCCGGCCAAGCTGGCGCCGCTGGCCGAGCAGATCGGCGCCCGCACCTATGCGGTCGACGCGTCGGGGGCCGAGGCGGTGGCTGGTCTCTTCCAGGCCGTCGATGCCAGCTTGGGCGAGCCCGATGTCGTGATCTACAACGCCTCGGGCCGCTCGCCGGGACCACTGGTCGACCTCGACCCAGAGGCGGTCCGGCGTGCCATCGAGGTGGCCGCGTTCGGCGGCTTCCTGGTGACCCAGCAGGCGGCCCGCCGCATGCTGAAGCACCGCCATGGCGCGATCCTGCTGACGGGCGCGACCGCCAGCGTGAAGGGTTTCGCCCGCTCGGCCGCCTTCGCCATGGGCAAGTTCGCCCTGCGCGGCCTGGCCCAGAGTGCCGCGCGCGAGCTGGCGCCGCAGGGCATCCACGTGGCCCATGTCGTGATCGACGGCGGCATCCGCAGCGCCACCCGTGGCGACCCGGCGGACCGGCCGGACAGCACGCTGGACCCGGACGCGATCGCCGAAACCTACCTGGCGCTGCTGCGCCAGCCCCGCAACGCCTGGAGCTGGGAGATCGAGGTTCGCCCCTGGGTCGAGACGTTTTAG
- a CDS encoding aminotransferase class V-fold PLP-dependent enzyme, whose amino-acid sequence MPRPVLQAVQDHLAREAEIGGYEAADAVEAALETGVYQSIASLINAAPAEVAVIENATRAWDMAFYGVRLQPGDRILTAEAEYSSNVIAFFHQAQRRGAVVETVPSDETGQIDLKALGRALDVKKRKGRVGLVAVTHIPTNGGLVNPAVAIGKLARAAGVPYLLDACQSVGQMPVDVVEIGCDMLSATGRKFLRGPRGTGFLFVRQDFLDSIDPPFLDNHAATWVAPHRYALRPDARRFENWESFIAGKLGLKAAVDYALGWGLEPIHARTCGLAQRMRDGLATIPGARVLDIGREKCGIVSFALKSQPAEAVQQALAAARINVSTSTVFGTRWDMERRGIDKLVRASPHYYNSEEEVDAMVEAVGRL is encoded by the coding sequence ATGCCGCGGCCGGTGCTGCAGGCCGTGCAGGACCATCTGGCCCGCGAGGCCGAGATCGGCGGCTACGAAGCGGCCGACGCGGTGGAGGCCGCACTGGAGACGGGCGTCTACCAGTCGATCGCCAGCCTGATCAATGCCGCCCCAGCCGAGGTGGCGGTGATCGAGAACGCGACCCGCGCGTGGGACATGGCCTTCTATGGCGTCCGGCTGCAACCGGGCGACCGCATCCTGACGGCCGAGGCGGAGTATTCCTCGAACGTCATCGCCTTCTTCCACCAGGCGCAGCGCCGGGGTGCGGTGGTGGAGACGGTCCCGTCCGACGAGACCGGGCAGATCGACCTGAAGGCGCTGGGCCGCGCGCTGGACGTGAAGAAGCGCAAGGGCCGGGTCGGGTTGGTGGCCGTCACCCACATCCCGACGAATGGCGGCCTGGTCAACCCGGCCGTCGCCATCGGCAAGCTGGCCCGGGCGGCCGGCGTGCCCTACCTGCTGGATGCCTGCCAGTCGGTCGGCCAGATGCCGGTCGACGTGGTCGAGATCGGCTGCGACATGCTGTCGGCCACCGGCCGCAAGTTTCTTCGTGGGCCGCGCGGCACCGGCTTCCTCTTCGTGCGCCAGGACTTCCTCGACAGCATCGACCCGCCCTTCCTCGACAACCACGCCGCCACCTGGGTGGCGCCGCACCGCTACGCGCTGCGCCCCGATGCCCGCCGGTTCGAGAACTGGGAGAGCTTCATCGCCGGCAAGCTCGGCCTGAAGGCCGCGGTCGACTATGCGCTGGGCTGGGGCCTGGAGCCCATCCATGCGCGCACCTGCGGCCTGGCCCAGCGCATGCGCGACGGGCTGGCGACCATCCCCGGCGCCCGCGTGCTCGACATCGGGCGCGAGAAGTGCGGCATCGTCAGCTTCGCGTTGAAATCCCAGCCGGCCGAGGCCGTGCAGCAGGCGCTGGCCGCCGCCCGCATCAATGTCAGCACGTCGACCGTCTTCGGCACCCGCTGGGACATGGAGCGGCGCGGGATCGACAAGCTCGTGCGCGCCTCGCCCCACTACTACAACAGCGAGGAAGAGGTCGACGCCATGGTGGAGGCGGTCGGGCGGCTGTAG
- a CDS encoding Rap1a/Tai family immunity protein, with protein sequence MRSLFAAAAAAACLSAALPATAAVTQDDFLVARTSNLVALCTVEPQDPLGSQALHFCHGYMAGVADQYQALGSPRPGAPRPFCLPDQRPTRSQAIGMFVEWVKANPAEASAEAVDSLFRFARATWPCR encoded by the coding sequence ATGAGATCCCTTTTCGCCGCGGCCGCCGCCGCGGCCTGCCTGTCGGCGGCGCTGCCGGCCACGGCCGCGGTGACCCAGGACGACTTCCTGGTCGCGCGGACGTCCAATCTCGTGGCGCTGTGCACGGTCGAGCCGCAGGACCCGCTCGGCAGCCAGGCACTGCATTTCTGCCACGGCTACATGGCCGGCGTCGCCGACCAGTACCAGGCGCTGGGCTCGCCGCGCCCGGGCGCGCCCCGCCCGTTCTGCCTGCCGGACCAACGCCCGACGCGGTCCCAGGCCATCGGCATGTTCGTCGAGTGGGTGAAGGCCAACCCGGCCGAGGCCAGCGCCGAGGCGGTCGACAGCCTGTTCCGCTTCGCGCGGGCCACCTGGCCCTGCCGCTAA
- a CDS encoding YMGG-like glycine zipper-containing protein: MTNAIRTVGTVLFAGLLVAGCAGMSPTEQRVLSGGAIGAGGGAVIGAIGGNAGLGAVLGGAAGLAGGYLWDQHKQAEADAYYRGYNDRRAPPRRRY; this comes from the coding sequence ATGACCAACGCAATCCGAACCGTCGGCACCGTCCTTTTCGCGGGCCTTCTCGTCGCCGGCTGCGCCGGCATGTCGCCGACCGAGCAGCGGGTGCTGTCCGGCGGCGCCATCGGTGCCGGCGGCGGCGCCGTGATCGGTGCCATCGGCGGCAATGCCGGCCTGGGTGCTGTGCTGGGCGGTGCGGCCGGCCTCGCCGGCGGCTACCTCTGGGACCAGCACAAGCAGGCCGAGGCCGACGCCTACTATCGCGGCTACAACGACCGGCGCGCGCCGCCGCGCCGTCGCTACTAG
- a CDS encoding RraA family protein — protein sequence MPAIEAMPLPPGVTELLLQASTATITMQLLKRGFRGLAINGVRPMNPAAARFAGPAVTLRYIPGREDICQAPKPTDPDSAQRIAIEGTPAGHVLVIGTEREIRAGTLGDILAWRLKMRGIAAVVSDGAMRDAPVMAGIDLPIFAAANAAPASMTNLHPVEVQVPIGCGGVPVFPGDALVGDLDGVVVIPRHLVEEVARDSAEQERMERFVQREVRRGRAIGGLYPPDDATKAQYRDWLQAGEPED from the coding sequence ATGCCCGCGATCGAAGCGATGCCGCTGCCGCCGGGGGTGACGGAGCTGCTGCTGCAGGCCAGCACCGCCACCATCACCATGCAACTCCTGAAGCGCGGCTTTCGCGGCCTGGCGATCAACGGGGTGCGGCCGATGAACCCGGCGGCCGCCCGCTTCGCCGGCCCGGCCGTCACCCTGCGCTACATACCGGGCCGCGAGGACATCTGCCAGGCGCCCAAGCCGACCGACCCGGACAGCGCCCAGCGCATCGCCATCGAGGGCACGCCGGCCGGCCATGTGCTGGTGATCGGCACCGAGCGCGAGATCCGCGCCGGCACGCTGGGCGACATCCTGGCCTGGCGGCTGAAGATGCGCGGCATCGCCGCCGTCGTCTCGGACGGGGCCATGCGCGACGCGCCGGTGATGGCCGGCATCGACCTGCCGATCTTCGCCGCCGCCAACGCCGCCCCGGCCAGCATGACGAACCTGCATCCGGTGGAGGTACAGGTGCCGATCGGCTGCGGCGGCGTGCCGGTGTTCCCCGGTGATGCGCTGGTGGGCGACCTGGATGGGGTCGTCGTCATCCCCCGCCACCTGGTGGAGGAGGTCGCCCGTGATTCCGCCGAGCAGGAGCGGATGGAGCGCTTCGTGCAGCGTGAGGTCCGGCGCGGACGGGCGATCGGCGGGCTCTATCCGCCGGACGACGCGACCAAGGCCCAGTATCGCGACTGGCTCCAGGCCGGCGAGCCGGAGGACTGA